The Megalobrama amblycephala isolate DHTTF-2021 linkage group LG13, ASM1881202v1, whole genome shotgun sequence genome contains a region encoding:
- the LOC125243990 gene encoding neurexophilin 1, which translates to MDRQKATMKHPCAVSDPLPESSPGVRDADPILGLLSNKLRPCPEQELWEWAPNLTETHPSGQQSRKRLTVKRGKAKKMFGWGDFQCKVKSASLNLFITGKIVDHGNGTFSVFFRYNTTGGGNVSIGLVPPSKAVEFDATTQQTVLHSVESRMFNCRVEHEKVERGTKSARCWYDPSHSCDQDQTHSYVSWLCSKPFKVICVYIYFYSLDYKLVQKVCPDYNYHSESPYLPSG; encoded by the coding sequence ATGGACAGGCAAAAGGCAACAATGAAGCATCCATGTGCTGTTTCTGACCCTCTGCCCGAGTCAAGTCCTGGTGTTCGTGACGCTGACCCCATCCTAGGCCTCCTGTCCAACAAACTCCGCCCATGTCCCGAGCAGGAGCTCTGGGAATGGGCCCCTAACCTGACGGAGACACACCCGTCCGGCCAACAATCAAGGAAACGGCTCACAGTGAAAAGAGGAAAAGCTAAGAAAATGTTCGGCTGGGGAGATTTCCAGTGCAAAGTGAAGTCCGCAAGCCTCAACCTGTTCATCACAGGGAAGATTGTGGATCACGGCAATGGAACGTTTAGCGTTTTTTTCCGATACAACACGACCGGAGGTGGAAATGTCTCCATAGGGCTGGTTCCTCCAAGCAAAGCTGTGGAATTTGATGCGACGACTCAACAAACCGTTCTACACTCGGTGGAGTCGAGGATGTTTAACTGCAGGGTGGAGCATGAGAAGGTAGAGAGAGGTACCAAAAGCGCACGCTGCTGGTATGACCCGTCTCATAGCTGCGACCAGGACCAGACTCACAGCTATGTCTCGTGGCTCTGCTCAAAACCGTTCAAAGTCATTTGTGTCTACATATACTTCTACAGCCTGGACTATAAACTGGTGCAGAAAGTCTGTCCGGACTATAACTACCACAGCGAGTCTCCATATTTACCTTCTGGATGA
- the ica1 gene encoding islet cell autoantigen 1: MEKGNQGYSHFDQFLQSQESSVVNKFQQKYWKTKQTLIKVTGKKEDEHVVASDADLDAKLEVFHSVQRTCMELLKMIEQYQRRISFLSEEENELGRFLRSQGSQDKSRAGKIMQATGKALCFSSQQRLALRGPLGRLYQEVETFRYRAISDTWLTVNRMEQSRTEYRGALLWMKDVSQELDPDTHKQMEKFRKVQTQVRHTKTSFDKLKNDVCQKVDLLGASRCNLLSHVLTTYQTTLLHFWEKTSHTMAAIHESFKGCQTHEASALGGSDQASKKKVKKKMKAKAEDEETSQNRDETLISIEEETLSSNSIQTGNDECFSGGQEKDGLSLLDEILGSSSLEDRGFSQEWREVFGEDEPAGSSRPETQPPEEEPAFFLPSKLLDQNMNDLQSTVSGWATAIPQNIPERSSVASQISSKSAVKDTSKDLSAWFNLFADLDPLSNPDAIGRTSEEHELMNA, translated from the exons ATGGAGAAAGGGAACCA AGGTTATTCTCATTTTGATCAATTTCTCCAAAGTCAAGAATCATCTGTGGTGAACAAGTTCCAGCAGAAATACTGgaaaaccaaacaaacactGATCAAAGTCACAGGAAAGAAGGAGGATGAACATGTCGTTGCTTCCGATGCCGACTTGGATGCTAAACTGGAG GTGTTTCATTCAGTACAGAGAACATGCATGGAGCTCCTTAAGATGATTGAACAGTATCAAAGGAGGATCAGCT TTTTGTCTGAGGAGGAGAATGAATTGGGTCGGTTCCTGCGTTCGCAGGGCTCTCAAGACAAGAGTCGTGCTGGAAAAATCATGCAAGCTACTGGGAAAGCGCTCTGCTTCTCTTCACAGCAAAG ATTGGCGCTGCGAGGTCCACTGGGTCGCCTGTACCAGGAGGTGGAGACCTTCCGTTACCGAGCGATCTCAGACACGTGGCTGACGGTGAACAGGATGGAACAGTCACGGACAGAGTACAGAGGAGCTCTGCTCTGGATGAAGGACGTTTCTCAGGAGCTTGACCCGGACACACACAAGCAGATGGAGAAGTTCCGTAAG GTTCAAACTCAGGTGCGTCATACCAAGACAAGTTTTGACAAACTGAAGAATGATGTGTGTCAGAAGGTTGATCTGCTCGGAGCCAGTCGCTGTAATCTGCTTTCACACGTCCTGACAACCTATCAG ACCACACTGCTACATTTCTGGGAGAAAACCTCTCACACTATGGCTGCTATTCACGAGAGCTTTAAAGGCTGCCAGACACATGAGGCTTCAGCACTGGGG GGTTCAGATCAAGCTTCAAAGAAAAAGGTGAAGAAGAAAATGAAGGCAAAAGCAGAAGACGAGGAGACGAGTCAGAATAGAGATGAAAC GCTTATTTCAATTGAAGAAGAGACTCTGAGCAGTAACTCCATACAAACAG GAAATGATGAGTGTTTCTCTGGCGGTCAGGAGAAGGATGGCTTGAGTTTGTTGGATGAGATTCTGGGCAGCAGTTCTCTGGAGGACAGGGGTTTCTCGCAGGAATGGCGTGAGGTGTTTGGGGAGGATGAACCGGCCGGCAGCAGCAGACCAGAGACCCAGCCGCCTGAGGAGGAGCCCGCCTTCTTTCTGCCTTCCAAACTGCTCGACCAGAACATGAACGACCTACAGTCCACAGTCTCAG GTTGGGCAACAGCCATTCCACAGAATATCCCTGAACGCTCATCTGTAGCGAGTCAAATCTCTTCCAAATCTGCAGTGAAAG ATACCTCAAAAGATCTCTCTGCTTGGTTCAATCTGTTTGCCGATCTGGATCCGCTGTCAAACCCGGATGCAATCGGCCGAACCAGTGAGGAGCATGAGCTAATGAACGCTTGA